The following proteins are co-located in the Maridesulfovibrio sp. genome:
- the secD gene encoding protein translocase subunit SecD: MNGSLRWKIVLTLLVVVFGVSYLLPSLPAVQNSGMARFLPDDKISLGLDLKGGIHLTLGVDMDKAMDNNLARMGDDLKAVAREEGVIVLKPTVLKGERIEAVLLKEAQKEKLEKIVKDTFGNLTILSTAVKPDGKVTYVFAPTPEYKKYLTKLTMDQAIKTIRNRIDQFGVAEPDIRRQQGNRIQVQLPGMQDPERAIKIIGKTAHLEFKLVDDVADLEKAQKGIVAPGREVTVIMHRLPDGSYIEKPIVLKKDAMLTGEYITDAQTRFDQFNQPYVTLNFNSRGARIFERVTGENIKKRMAIVLDGKVYSAPTIQDKIAGGRASITGSYTTEEAHDLAIVLRAGSLPAPVKILEQRTVGPSLGQESIDKGISAAIVGSALVLVFMFVYYGFAGFVADVVLVLNVILILAGLAAFGATLTLPGIAGIILTIGMAVDANVIIFERIREELRRGLTAKAAIVEGYSRATLTILDANITTVIAAVILYQFGTGPVRGFAVTLTLGIITSMFTAIFVTRILFDLYTSKRAADAPLNI; encoded by the coding sequence ATGAACGGGAGTCTTCGTTGGAAAATAGTTCTGACCCTGCTTGTTGTCGTGTTTGGAGTTTCTTACCTCCTTCCTTCACTGCCTGCGGTTCAGAATTCGGGAATGGCTCGCTTCCTGCCTGATGACAAAATCAGTTTGGGACTTGACCTTAAGGGCGGTATCCACCTCACACTCGGTGTTGATATGGATAAAGCCATGGATAACAACCTTGCTCGTATGGGAGACGATCTTAAAGCCGTTGCCCGCGAGGAAGGTGTAATTGTTTTGAAGCCCACAGTGCTCAAGGGTGAGAGAATCGAAGCGGTTCTTCTCAAGGAAGCCCAGAAGGAAAAACTTGAAAAGATTGTTAAGGATACCTTCGGCAACCTTACTATCCTCAGCACAGCAGTGAAGCCTGACGGCAAAGTCACTTACGTTTTTGCTCCCACTCCGGAATACAAAAAGTACCTGACCAAGCTGACTATGGATCAGGCAATTAAGACCATCCGTAACCGTATTGACCAGTTCGGTGTGGCTGAGCCGGATATCCGTAGACAGCAGGGCAACCGCATTCAGGTGCAGCTGCCCGGTATGCAGGATCCCGAAAGAGCTATCAAAATCATCGGTAAGACCGCCCACCTCGAGTTCAAGCTCGTGGACGACGTTGCTGATCTTGAAAAAGCGCAGAAGGGCATTGTTGCCCCCGGTCGTGAAGTTACTGTCATCATGCACAGGCTACCCGACGGCTCTTATATTGAAAAGCCTATTGTTCTTAAGAAAGACGCCATGCTGACTGGTGAATATATCACCGATGCTCAGACTCGTTTTGACCAGTTCAACCAGCCTTACGTAACCTTGAACTTCAACAGCAGGGGCGCAAGAATTTTTGAACGCGTCACTGGTGAGAATATCAAGAAGCGTATGGCTATCGTTCTGGACGGAAAAGTTTATTCCGCACCGACCATTCAGGATAAGATTGCAGGCGGACGTGCTTCCATTACCGGTAGTTATACTACTGAAGAAGCACATGACCTTGCTATCGTCCTTCGCGCCGGTTCACTGCCCGCTCCGGTTAAAATCCTTGAGCAGAGAACAGTCGGTCCTTCCTTGGGACAGGAATCCATCGACAAGGGAATTTCCGCAGCAATCGTAGGTAGTGCCCTGGTTCTGGTCTTCATGTTCGTATATTACGGCTTTGCAGGATTTGTTGCTGACGTGGTGCTGGTGCTCAACGTTATCCTGATTCTTGCAGGTCTCGCAGCTTTTGGTGCAACCCTGACTCTTCCCGGTATCGCAGGTATTATCCTGACTATCGGTATGGCTGTTGATGCTAACGTCATCATCTTCGAACGCATACGTGAAGAACTCAGAAGGGGACTCACTGCCAAGGCCGCTATTGTTGAGGGCTACAGCAGGGCGACCCTGACTATTCTGGACGCAAACATCACAACTGTGATTGCTGCGGTTATTCTTTACCAGTTCGGTACCGGGCCGGTGCGCGGTTTTGCGGTAACTCTTACTCTGGGTATTATTACCTCTATGTTTACCGCTATTTTCGTTACCCGCATCTTGTTTGATCTTTACACCTCCAAGCGTGCCGCTGATGCGCCGCTGAACATTTAA
- the yajC gene encoding preprotein translocase subunit YajC has protein sequence MFFADVAHAMGAAGQQAQGGPMGALGSFLPLILMFAIFYFLLIRPQQKKAKEHKAMLDAIQRGDRVLTAGGIYGRVTAVDGDELTVELAEGMQVKVERSFVSNLANPAKKVEKKDK, from the coding sequence ATGTTTTTTGCAGATGTCGCACACGCGATGGGTGCAGCCGGACAGCAGGCCCAGGGCGGGCCTATGGGCGCACTTGGCTCTTTTCTCCCCCTCATTCTCATGTTTGCAATTTTCTATTTTCTGCTCATCAGACCGCAGCAGAAAAAAGCCAAAGAGCACAAAGCCATGCTGGATGCTATCCAGAGGGGTGACCGTGTTCTTACCGCAGGCGGTATCTACGGCAGAGTAACTGCTGTGGACGGCGATGAGCTGACTGTTGAGCTTGCTGAAGGCATGCAGGTCAAGGTTGAGAGATCTTTTGTTTCCAACCTCGCCAACCCTGCTAAAAAAGTAGAAAAGAAAGATAAATAA
- a CDS encoding aromatic amino acid transport family protein, with amino-acid sequence MNTKMIGAISVVAGTSIGAGMLGLPITLGNLGFATGASALVFMWIVAAYSALMLLEINLEFGQGVNFNYMTGKILGRTGQLIGTGSVFFLLYCLIVAYLSGLGGLVSNATGIDPRTGTIVFTAISIVILVAGTHFVVQANKFLFIVMLVAMLASFVALGGHMDLSYLKQGDPTPGALFVTFPVLITSFGYHVCIPSIVTYIGEDKKSLIRILIVGGAVPSLCYFFWLLLSLSSTTPEQLAAMTNVDALVELISGGIGWVKTVVSVFAALALITSFFGVSLSLFDLVAETFKRKDTNMGRIGTGLIVFVPPLIASLLAPDGFIAALAHAGAAFTVIAVLLPCIMIWKMRAAGLNQKFRALGGRPAIVASFLCGVAIILANYVHA; translated from the coding sequence TTGAATACTAAGATGATCGGTGCAATCAGTGTGGTTGCAGGGACCTCTATCGGTGCTGGTATGCTCGGACTGCCCATTACACTAGGGAATTTAGGGTTTGCAACCGGGGCAAGTGCGCTTGTCTTTATGTGGATTGTCGCTGCGTATTCCGCATTGATGCTTCTTGAAATCAACCTTGAGTTTGGACAGGGGGTTAATTTCAACTACATGACGGGTAAGATTCTTGGTCGCACCGGGCAATTGATCGGAACCGGGAGCGTTTTCTTTTTGTTGTACTGCCTGATTGTTGCTTATTTGAGCGGGCTCGGAGGTCTTGTCTCCAATGCAACAGGAATTGATCCCCGCACGGGGACCATTGTCTTTACTGCTATAAGTATTGTGATACTTGTCGCCGGAACCCACTTTGTAGTGCAGGCAAACAAGTTTCTTTTCATAGTTATGCTGGTGGCAATGCTGGCTAGTTTTGTGGCTTTAGGCGGACATATGGATTTGAGTTACCTGAAACAGGGAGATCCTACTCCCGGCGCGTTGTTTGTTACCTTTCCGGTGTTGATCACTTCGTTTGGTTACCATGTCTGCATTCCGAGTATTGTGACTTATATAGGTGAGGATAAGAAGAGTCTTATCCGAATTCTGATTGTTGGCGGAGCCGTTCCGAGTCTATGTTATTTTTTCTGGCTTTTACTCTCTCTTAGCAGCACGACTCCTGAGCAATTGGCGGCAATGACCAATGTAGATGCCTTGGTAGAATTAATCAGCGGTGGAATCGGTTGGGTCAAGACAGTTGTTTCTGTTTTCGCGGCACTAGCTCTCATAACTTCATTCTTTGGGGTCTCATTGAGTCTTTTTGATCTGGTTGCCGAGACGTTCAAGCGAAAAGATACCAATATGGGGCGTATCGGGACCGGGCTGATTGTCTTTGTTCCGCCGCTGATAGCTTCTTTGCTGGCTCCGGACGGATTTATTGCTGCTCTTGCCCATGCCGGGGCTGCTTTTACCGTTATCGCAGTTTTACTTCCGTGTATTATGATCTGGAAAATGCGCGCAGCAGGATTGAATCAGAAGTTCAGGGCCCTTGGCGGGAGGCCGGCAATTGTTGCCAGTTTTCTATGCGGGGTAGCGATTATTCTCGCCAATTACGTTCATGCATAA
- the secF gene encoding protein translocase subunit SecF, with the protein MGLQIIKPDTKIDFIGFKTKAFIISAVLILLGLGSLIMNGGPKYGIDFAGGIVVQVKFDKKVEVKAVKAALKEAKLPGLVVQSFGHDDDNEILLRTSSSDISSSEVRDRISSGLASGMDGTGFELQRLEMVGPKVGADLRTKAIEALYFAVLLIAIYISGRFEQRWFAAAIMAGGLFGGITLLQMLGMSTTVLIFGALFITIGLCWYLKLNYALGAIVALIHDVLITVGIFSLLGKEFDLTIIAALLTIIGYSLNDTIIVFDRIRENLHGKISDCLANTINISINQTLSRTILTSGTTLLVVAALFALGGGVIHDFALALLIGVGVGTYSSIFVASPILLGFGPSKIENDVEEAEAA; encoded by the coding sequence ATGGGATTGCAGATAATTAAACCCGATACCAAGATCGATTTTATCGGATTCAAGACCAAAGCATTCATCATTTCCGCTGTGCTGATTCTTCTCGGACTCGGCTCGCTGATCATGAACGGTGGTCCCAAGTACGGCATCGACTTTGCCGGCGGTATTGTGGTTCAGGTTAAGTTTGATAAAAAAGTAGAAGTAAAGGCCGTTAAAGCTGCTCTCAAGGAAGCCAAGCTTCCCGGACTGGTTGTCCAGAGCTTCGGCCATGATGATGATAATGAAATCCTGCTCAGGACTTCTTCTTCCGATATCAGTTCCTCAGAAGTTAGGGACAGAATCTCTTCCGGACTTGCGTCCGGTATGGATGGTACCGGTTTTGAACTCCAGCGTCTGGAAATGGTTGGTCCTAAAGTCGGTGCAGACCTGCGTACCAAGGCTATCGAAGCCCTGTATTTTGCAGTTCTCCTGATTGCCATCTATATCTCCGGCCGTTTTGAGCAGCGCTGGTTTGCTGCGGCAATTATGGCCGGTGGCCTTTTCGGCGGAATCACTTTGCTGCAGATGCTCGGTATGTCCACCACCGTACTTATTTTCGGTGCACTGTTCATTACTATCGGTTTGTGCTGGTATCTGAAGTTGAACTACGCTTTGGGTGCTATTGTCGCACTTATCCATGACGTTTTGATTACTGTGGGCATCTTCTCCCTGCTCGGCAAGGAGTTCGACCTGACCATCATCGCAGCACTGCTGACCATCATCGGTTACTCCCTGAACGATACCATCATCGTTTTTGACCGTATCCGTGAAAATCTGCATGGCAAAATCAGTGATTGCCTTGCTAATACCATCAACATCAGTATCAACCAGACTCTTAGCAGAACCATCCTGACTTCCGGCACAACCCTGCTGGTTGTTGCAGCTCTGTTCGCTCTGGGTGGCGGCGTTATCCACGATTTCGCCCTCGCACTGCTTATCGGTGTCGGCGTCGGTACTTACTCTTCAATCTTTGTTGCCAGCCCCATCCTTCTCGGATTTGGCCCCAGCAAAATTGAAAACGATGTGGAAGAAGCTGAAGCAGCATAG
- a CDS encoding HlyD family secretion protein, with protein MNRKTVFKLLFAALFLLFLYWISTYFAAYTDDAYLETDIIRMAPRVEGHIQLVPVQDNQQVSKGELLAVIDPTPFQINLNSSQAKLNQAESKLEAQKKNLNAAEAIFKESEAALILAETTEKRFRKLIKLKTVSRQIYDEKLEAYRKALDKHREAESEVDEAKASVQGQTHDVRHAQAQLDMAEFQIEHTRLYAPVDGFITALNIKPGDYAKTGQPIMAVVSDEDWRVIANYREQLVRHIKPGQHVTVHLDNYPWNFFEGEVQGVARGVSRSPVSEKLLPYVEPKTNWIRLSRRFPVRIQIRNPQGARLLSGSDARTVVFY; from the coding sequence ATGAACCGTAAAACCGTATTCAAATTGCTTTTCGCAGCCTTGTTCCTTCTCTTTTTATATTGGATTTCAACCTATTTTGCTGCCTACACAGATGATGCATATCTGGAAACAGACATAATCCGTATGGCACCGAGAGTGGAAGGACATATTCAGCTTGTTCCCGTACAAGACAACCAGCAGGTAAGCAAAGGCGAGCTGCTTGCGGTCATCGACCCTACACCATTTCAAATCAACCTCAACAGCTCACAAGCAAAATTGAATCAAGCTGAATCAAAACTCGAAGCACAAAAGAAAAATCTGAATGCAGCAGAAGCGATCTTCAAAGAAAGTGAAGCAGCCCTCATACTGGCCGAAACGACAGAAAAACGGTTTCGTAAATTGATCAAATTGAAAACCGTATCAAGACAAATTTATGACGAAAAACTGGAAGCCTATCGCAAGGCTTTGGATAAACACAGGGAAGCAGAATCAGAAGTTGATGAAGCCAAGGCGTCCGTGCAGGGCCAGACACACGATGTTCGTCATGCACAGGCTCAATTGGACATGGCAGAATTCCAAATTGAACACACCAGACTTTATGCTCCTGTAGACGGCTTTATCACCGCATTGAACATCAAGCCCGGAGACTACGCAAAAACAGGCCAGCCAATCATGGCTGTAGTCTCAGACGAAGACTGGCGGGTTATTGCAAACTACCGTGAACAACTGGTCCGACACATCAAACCGGGACAACACGTAACAGTGCATCTGGATAATTATCCATGGAATTTTTTCGAAGGTGAAGTTCAAGGAGTGGCCCGCGGAGTTTCCCGCAGCCCGGTTTCAGAAAAGCTGCTGCCATATGTAGAGCCAAAGACAAACTGGATCAGGCTGTCCCGCCGATTCCCGGTCCGCATCCAAATCAGGAATCCGCAAGGAGCAAGGCTGCTCAGCGGCTCCGATGCCCGAACTGTTGTTTTTTATTGA
- a CDS encoding aldehyde ferredoxin oxidoreductase C-terminal domain-containing protein produces the protein MPRILRINTRTKEFKFEELGDYAGLGGRALTSRVVNTEVPGDCHPLSSENKLVWAAGILAGSGAANSGRLSCGAKSPLTGGIKESNSGGQFAQVLPRLDIQAIIFEDKPEMDAPFSIVEIYADRVEFKDATPIVGMDNYPAHEELKKLYGDKAVTALAGPAGEQCLAASTIQFSDPHLNPARSAGRGGMGAVMGSKKVKAVVLDPEAKGRITPVNEEAFKVARKRWLEILMGHPVTSEGLPAFGTAILVNIINEAGALPTKNFRYGRFDDVADISGEKIAEVIESRGGKTKEGCHTGCVIQCSQRYNDKDGNYLTSGFEYETVWGFGANCLINDIDDIASMDRICDEKGIDTIEMGCTMAVAMDGGVLNWGDSKAGIELLKKVGSSDPMGRIIGNGADFAGQAFGVDRIPTVKGQGLPAYDPRSVKGVGVTYATTPMGGDHTAGYAVATNILKVGGDVDPLSKEGQIELSKNLQIATATIDGLGLCLFVAFAVLDTEDAVQCMCDLVAATHGIEFTADDFIALGVNTLKDELEFNRKAGFTKSDDQLPRFFSEEKLEPHNTVWEYTVEELQAAKV, from the coding sequence ATGCCCAGAATCCTAAGAATCAATACCCGTACCAAAGAATTCAAATTTGAAGAACTCGGCGATTACGCTGGTCTCGGCGGACGCGCCCTGACTTCCAGAGTCGTAAACACTGAAGTTCCCGGCGACTGTCATCCTCTTTCTTCAGAAAACAAGCTCGTATGGGCTGCCGGTATCCTCGCTGGTTCCGGTGCTGCCAACTCCGGCAGACTCTCCTGCGGCGCCAAGTCTCCTCTGACCGGCGGTATTAAAGAAAGTAACTCCGGTGGACAGTTCGCACAGGTTCTGCCCCGCCTCGATATTCAAGCAATTATTTTCGAAGATAAGCCTGAAATGGATGCTCCTTTCTCAATCGTAGAAATTTACGCTGACCGCGTAGAATTCAAGGATGCTACCCCCATCGTAGGCATGGACAACTATCCCGCACACGAAGAACTGAAAAAACTTTACGGTGACAAAGCTGTTACCGCTCTGGCAGGTCCTGCCGGTGAGCAGTGCCTTGCTGCATCCACCATCCAGTTCTCTGATCCTCATCTGAATCCTGCTCGTTCCGCAGGTCGTGGCGGCATGGGCGCGGTTATGGGCTCTAAAAAGGTCAAGGCTGTTGTTCTTGATCCTGAAGCCAAAGGCCGTATCACTCCTGTTAATGAAGAGGCTTTCAAGGTTGCCCGTAAACGCTGGCTTGAAATTCTTATGGGTCACCCCGTAACCAGTGAAGGTCTGCCCGCATTCGGTACCGCTATCCTCGTTAACATCATTAACGAAGCCGGCGCGCTGCCCACCAAGAACTTCCGTTACGGTCGTTTTGATGACGTTGCTGACATCTCCGGTGAAAAAATCGCTGAAGTTATCGAATCCCGCGGCGGTAAAACCAAAGAAGGTTGTCACACCGGCTGTGTTATCCAGTGCTCCCAGCGTTACAATGACAAAGACGGTAACTACCTGACTTCCGGTTTTGAATACGAAACCGTTTGGGGCTTCGGTGCAAACTGCCTGATCAACGACATCGACGATATTGCCTCCATGGACCGTATCTGCGACGAAAAAGGTATCGACACCATTGAAATGGGTTGTACCATGGCTGTTGCAATGGACGGCGGTGTCCTTAATTGGGGTGACAGTAAAGCCGGTATCGAGCTGCTCAAGAAAGTCGGTTCTTCCGATCCCATGGGCCGCATCATCGGTAACGGTGCAGACTTCGCAGGTCAGGCTTTCGGCGTAGACCGTATCCCCACCGTTAAAGGTCAGGGGCTGCCCGCATACGATCCCCGCTCCGTAAAGGGTGTCGGCGTTACCTACGCTACCACTCCCATGGGCGGTGACCACACTGCAGGTTACGCTGTTGCTACCAACATCCTTAAAGTTGGTGGTGATGTTGATCCTCTTTCCAAGGAAGGCCAGATCGAACTTTCCAAGAACCTCCAGATTGCTACTGCAACTATCGACGGCCTCGGCCTCTGCTTGTTCGTAGCTTTCGCTGTTCTGGATACCGAAGATGCAGTTCAGTGCATGTGTGACCTCGTTGCCGCAACACACGGTATCGAATTCACCGCAGATGACTTCATCGCACTCGGCGTGAACACCCTTAAGGATGAACTTGAGTTCAACCGCAAGGCCGGTTTCACCAAGAGTGATGACCAGCTGCCCCGTTTCTTCAGCGAAGAAAAGCTTGAGCCCCATAACACTGTATGGGAATACACTGTTGAAGAACTTCAGGCTGCTAAAGTCTAA
- a CDS encoding FUSC family protein gives MHATIVFKEFKQGLAKELQEFNKEQARCALGTAIAALGAVLIANWLNLDKPYWAGISALVVSRSSYDASLIKGLLRIAGTIGGCVLALIMLGTFIDNVFAILCIIFFTSIATVIVSNTRGWDSYAWGMAGFMVVLLSIAGLVIPQSIFNFAFYRTFEISLGTIMAIIMSAIINPDPPESANPTDALAGSMISPAQESELVKQAISLALAMVSVPLIWKWLDLPGVLQIGVTSLILLQPDPMQSWRKGILRLLGCMAGGSIGLLLLGSPAGHYLITWGAAYGVLIFIFSYIDHGDPRCSYMGLQGGIALTLTLVQGLGPGTELQPPITRLCGILAGLILWNIIHALLEKDNAA, from the coding sequence ATGCACGCCACCATAGTATTCAAAGAATTCAAGCAAGGTCTCGCAAAGGAGTTGCAAGAGTTCAATAAAGAACAGGCCCGCTGTGCACTGGGAACAGCCATTGCCGCGCTGGGGGCAGTGCTGATCGCCAATTGGCTGAATCTGGACAAACCGTATTGGGCCGGAATTTCAGCACTGGTGGTTTCCCGTTCCAGCTATGACGCTTCCCTCATTAAAGGATTACTGCGCATTGCCGGAACAATCGGCGGCTGCGTACTGGCTTTAATTATGCTGGGAACGTTCATTGATAATGTCTTTGCCATCCTGTGCATCATCTTCTTTACTTCTATCGCTACGGTAATTGTATCCAATACCAGAGGCTGGGACAGTTATGCATGGGGAATGGCCGGTTTCATGGTAGTACTGCTATCCATTGCCGGACTGGTAATACCGCAATCAATATTCAATTTCGCTTTTTACCGCACTTTTGAAATCAGCCTTGGAACAATAATGGCCATCATCATGAGCGCAATTATCAACCCTGACCCTCCGGAATCAGCCAATCCCACAGATGCTCTTGCTGGTAGCATGATCTCCCCTGCTCAGGAGTCAGAGCTTGTCAAGCAGGCCATAAGTCTTGCCCTAGCCATGGTTTCAGTGCCGCTGATCTGGAAATGGCTGGACCTGCCGGGAGTGTTACAGATAGGAGTAACCTCGCTGATTCTACTCCAGCCGGACCCAATGCAGTCATGGCGTAAAGGAATTTTACGTTTGCTGGGCTGCATGGCAGGAGGAAGCATCGGACTGCTTTTACTCGGCAGCCCTGCCGGACATTATCTCATAACTTGGGGAGCTGCTTACGGGGTCCTGATTTTCATTTTTTCCTACATCGACCATGGAGATCCACGTTGCTCATATATGGGGTTACAAGGGGGCATAGCCCTAACCTTAACTCTCGTACAAGGCTTGGGACCGGGGACAGAACTGCAACCGCCAATTACCCGTTTATGCGGAATACTGGCCGGACTAATCCTCTGGAATATAATTCATGCACTTCTTGAAAAAGACAACGCAGCTTAG
- a CDS encoding sulfotransferase family 2 domain-containing protein yields MHSPFFFLHIPKTAGTTLNHIFAAKFPEETICSVYTKEENEFLKKISAEELDRINLVQGHIFVHDFDEFFSGFLGKYAFTFLREPVARVVSEYNFLRTWPENHLYRYLNDEKVSLIEYVSSLRPELIYRGKNLMTRSLCGAVEDGRSMLERAKDNLQRLYLFGITERFDESLLMLKRMMNLENVLYEKHNVRKKRSTVTEEELDVIREYNCQDIELYEFASCLFEQRVNDMGDEFKNELSFFKKMNERYQRIANLLMQQTADDDKDFIYGK; encoded by the coding sequence TTGCACAGCCCATTCTTTTTTCTGCATATTCCCAAAACAGCGGGGACAACTTTAAATCATATCTTTGCTGCTAAATTTCCCGAAGAAACAATCTGTTCTGTATACACAAAAGAAGAGAATGAGTTTCTGAAAAAAATCAGTGCCGAAGAATTGGATCGTATTAATCTTGTTCAAGGGCATATTTTTGTGCATGACTTTGATGAATTTTTTTCCGGTTTTTTAGGTAAATATGCATTTACATTTCTTCGAGAGCCTGTGGCGCGGGTTGTCTCCGAATATAACTTCTTGCGCACTTGGCCTGAGAATCATCTCTACAGATATTTGAATGACGAGAAAGTCTCATTGATAGAGTATGTAAGCAGTCTACGACCTGAGCTCATATATAGAGGCAAAAATTTAATGACCAGGTCTCTTTGCGGTGCTGTTGAGGATGGCAGAAGCATGCTTGAGAGGGCAAAGGATAATTTACAGAGATTGTATCTTTTCGGAATCACAGAGCGATTTGATGAAAGTCTGCTAATGCTGAAAAGGATGATGAATCTTGAGAATGTCTTATATGAAAAACATAATGTCAGAAAGAAACGGAGCACTGTAACAGAGGAAGAGCTTGATGTTATTCGCGAGTATAACTGTCAGGATATTGAACTTTATGAATTTGCCTCATGCCTTTTTGAACAACGTGTTAATGATATGGGTGATGAATTTAAGAATGAATTATCTTTTTTCAAAAAGATGAATGAACGTTATCAGCGTATAGCTAATCTGCTTATGCAGCAGACTGCCGATGATGATAAAGATTTTATATATGGAAAATAA
- a CDS encoding glutamine amidotransferase family protein has product MKAPENYHDFEKDISGCGVFGVISKRRECIPGDIPIRAMSCMHDRGNGLGGGFAAYGIYPDLADKYCLQLLCDNQQALDKAEEIIKRFFDVYEAEPIRTRKVLTISDPPVVWRFFVYPKELRTQSHFSGGSESDYIVGVVMMINKEVPGAFVLSSGKNMGAFKGVGYPEDIAEFYRLDEYAAYIWTGHNRFPTNTPGWWGGAHPFTILDWSIVHNGEISSYGINRRYLCTHGYECTMNTDTEVVAYLIDLLIRKHGLSRKLASSVFAPPFWEEIEKMDEPEKKLYSALRTTYASAMLNGPFAILVADSDSLWGLNDRIKLRPLVVARKNDRVFMSSEESAIRLVCPDLDEVWMPKAGEPVIVQADGC; this is encoded by the coding sequence ATGAAAGCACCAGAAAATTATCATGATTTTGAGAAAGACATATCCGGTTGCGGTGTGTTCGGTGTAATCAGCAAGAGACGCGAATGTATTCCCGGTGATATTCCTATCAGGGCCATGAGTTGCATGCATGATCGTGGTAACGGGCTGGGCGGCGGTTTTGCGGCTTATGGAATCTATCCTGATCTGGCTGATAAATATTGTCTGCAATTGCTTTGCGATAACCAGCAGGCACTTGATAAGGCTGAAGAAATCATTAAAAGATTTTTTGATGTTTATGAAGCTGAACCGATAAGGACCAGGAAGGTGCTGACTATCTCTGACCCGCCTGTGGTCTGGCGTTTTTTTGTTTACCCCAAAGAGTTGCGGACCCAGTCCCATTTCAGCGGAGGAAGCGAGTCGGATTATATCGTCGGCGTGGTCATGATGATCAATAAAGAGGTGCCGGGTGCGTTCGTTCTTTCCAGCGGTAAGAATATGGGTGCTTTCAAGGGTGTCGGTTATCCGGAAGATATTGCGGAATTTTACCGCCTTGATGAATATGCAGCCTATATCTGGACCGGGCATAACAGGTTTCCGACCAATACGCCGGGCTGGTGGGGCGGGGCGCACCCGTTTACCATTCTGGATTGGTCCATTGTGCATAACGGGGAAATCTCATCGTATGGTATCAACAGGCGGTACCTTTGTACCCACGGGTATGAATGTACCATGAATACCGATACGGAAGTTGTTGCATATTTAATTGATTTATTGATACGTAAACACGGTTTGAGCCGAAAACTGGCTTCGTCTGTTTTTGCACCTCCTTTCTGGGAGGAAATCGAAAAAATGGATGAGCCGGAGAAAAAGCTTTACAGCGCACTTAGAACCACATACGCAAGTGCAATGTTAAATGGTCCGTTTGCCATTTTGGTGGCGGATTCCGATAGCTTGTGGGGATTAAATGACCGTATCAAACTGAGGCCCCTCGTGGTTGCCCGGAAGAATGACCGGGTATTCATGTCCAGCGAGGAAAGTGCTATTCGGTTGGTCTGTCCTGATCTTGACGAGGTCTGGATGCCCAAGGCCGGGGAACCGGTAATAGTTCAGGCGGACGGGTGCTGA